One Punica granatum isolate Tunisia-2019 chromosome 3, ASM765513v2, whole genome shotgun sequence genomic window carries:
- the LOC116200178 gene encoding G-type lectin S-receptor-like serine/threonine-protein kinase At1g34300, producing MAAAMIPQSQMGILPPLFSFSFSFSFSFSFLLLIQQQLSSISSSAAEIPLDSTLYASSPNQTWSSPNNTFSLGFLPAPSSSSSSSSSFVAAITYSGGSVLVWSTPFSVDLSGSLRLLPTGNLVLSHGNGSTVWSSNTSSKGVSSASLEDSGNLVLRNATGTALWSSFDHPTDTILPSQNFTPGLFLTSGSYSFALQRSGNLTLTWVANGSSSVVYWTQGLNSSVEANLTSPTLNIRQTGILSISDPSLSSDAILFYSSDYAEGSDILRFLRLDPDGNLRIYSSALGSGTTNMRWAAVLDQCRVFGYCGNLGICSYNDSNPICGCPSQNFELIDPTDSRKGCKRTVEIQDCPGSTTMLELDHALFLTYPPELSSEVFSIGISACRLNCLVSSSCIASTSLSDGSGMCYLKTPEFVSGYQNPALPSTSYVKVCGPVVPNPSSPEGAQGKGRRLHAWLVAVVVLATLLGLILVEGSLWYWCFRNSPRFGGFSSQYALLEYASGAPVQFTYKELQRSTKGFKEKLGAGGFGAVYRGVLANRTIIAVKQLEGIEQGERQFRMEVATISSTHHLNLVRLIGFCSEGRHRLLVYEFMKNGSLDNFLFTGEDVSGKFLNWEKRFSIALGTARGITYLHEECRDCIVHCDIKPENILLDDNFNAKVSDFGLAKLINPKDHRYRTLKSVRGTRGYLAPEWLANLLITSKSDIYSYGMVLLEIVSGRRNFDVSPETNQKKFSVWAYEEFEKGNIEAIMDKRLREQPDVDMAQVLRAVQVSFWCIQEQPSHRPTMGKVVQMLEGIAEIEKPPAPKAAVEGSVSGTSINISSNISGLSTFAASAPGPSSSSSLQTAGVSPLASSGRMIRNPEKTSSSLLGSDLK from the coding sequence ATGGCCGCTGCGATGATCCCCCAAAGCCAAATGGGCATCCTCCCCcccctcttctccttctccttctccttctccttctccttctccttcttgttGCTCATCCAACAACAACTCTCTTCAATTTCATCATCAGCAGCTGAAATCCCTCTCGACTCCACTCTCTATGCTTCCTCCCCAAACCAAACCTGGTCTTCCCCCAACAACACCTTCTCCCTCGGCTTCCTCCCTgctccttcctcctcctcctcctcctcctcctccttcgtAGCCGCCATCACCTACTCCGGCGGCTCCGTCCTCGTCTGGTCAACCCCCTTCTCCGTTGACCTCTCCGGTTCCCTCCGTCTCCTCCCCACCGGCAACCTCGTCCTTTCCCACGGCAACGGCTCCACCGTCTGGTCCTCCAACACTTCCTCCAAGGGCGTCTCCTCCGCCTCCCTCGAAGACTCCGGCAACCTCGTCCTCCGGAACGCCACCGGCACCGCTCTCTGGTCCTCCTTCGACCACCCCACCGACACCATTCTCCCCTCCCAGAACTTCACCCCCGGTTTGTTCCTCACTAGCGGCTCTTACTCCTTCGCTCTCCAGCGTTCTGGCAACTTGACTCTCACCTGGGTCGCCAACGGCAGCAGCAGCGTCGTGTACTGGACTCAGGGTTTGAATTCTTCGGTCGAGGCGAATCTCACCTCCCCGACCCTCAACATTCGGCAGACTGGGATTCTATCCATATCCGACCCCTCCTTGAGCAGCGATGCTATTCTGTTTTACAGCAGTGACTACGCGGAGGGGAGTGATATCCTTAGGTTCTTGAGGTTGGACCCTGATGGGAACCTCAGGATATATAGCTCGGCCCTGGGTAGTGGTACCACCAACATGAGGTGGGCTGCTGTTCTTGATCAGTGCAGGGTCTTCGGCTACTGCGGCAATCTTGGTATCTGCAGTTACAATGACTCCAACCCTATCTGCGGCTGCCCCAGCCAGAACTTCGAGTTGATCGACCCGACTGACAGCAGAAAGGGATGCAAGAGGACCGTGGAGATCCAGGACTGCCCTGGGAGTACTACCATGCTGGAGTTGGACCATGCCTTGTTCCTTACATACCCCCCCGAGCTCTCGTCCGAGGTTTTCTCCATCGGTATCTCGGCATGCCGCTTGAATTGTCTCGTGAGCAGCTCTTGCATTGCTTCGACTTCTCTGTCCGACGGGTCGGGCATGTGCTACTTGAAGACCCCTGAATTTGTTAGTGGGTATCAGAATCCCGCTCTACCTAGCACGTCCTATGTCAAAGTTTGCGGGCCCGTGGTCCCAAACCCATCATCCCCGGAGGGTGCTCAGGGCAAGGGTAGAAGATTACATGCTTGGCTGGTCGCCGTGGTTGTCTTGGCTACGCTTCTCGGTCTCATCCTTGTGGAGGGCAGCCTCTGGTATTGGTGCTTTAGAAATAGTCCGAGGTTTGGAGGGTTCTCCTCCCAGTACGCCCTTCTCGAGTATGCCTCTGGGGCCCCAGTCCAGTTCACTTACAAGGAGCTCCAGCGGTCGACAAAGGGCTTCAAGGAGAAGCTTGGAGCCGGAGGCTTTGGGGCAGTTTACAGAGGGGTTCTCGCCAATAGGACGATCATTGCAGTGAAACAGTTGGAGGGGATCGAGCAGGGGGAGAGGCAGTTTAGAATGGAGGTCGCGACCATAAGCAGTACCCACCATTTGAACCTCGTGAGACTTATTGGATTTTGCTCTGAAGGAAGGCACCGCCTTTTGGTCTATGAATTCATGAAGAATGGTTCGCTAGATAACTTCCTCTTCACCGGCGAAGACGTCTCAGGGAAGTTCTTGAATTGGGAGAAACGGTTCAGTATCGCCCTCGGGACTGCTAGAGGGATCACGTACCTTCACGAGGAGTGCAGAGATTGCATAGTCCACTGTGACATAAAGCCGGAAAACATCCTCTTGGACGATAATTTCAATGCCAAAGTGTCGGACTTTGGACTTGCAAAGCTCATCAACCCAAAGGACCACAGATACCGGACGTTAAAGAGTGTCAGGGGGACCAGAGGATATTTGGCACCCGAGTGGCTTGCAAATCTCCTGATAACTTCGAAATCGGACATTTACAGCTACGGGATGGTTCTGCTGGAGATAGTCAGTGGTAGGAGGAACTTTGACGTTTCGCCCGAGACCAACCAGAAGAAATTCTCAGTGTGGGCCTACGAAGAGTTTGAGAAGGGCAATATAGAAGCTATAATGGACAAGAGGCTGAGAGAGCAGCCCGACGTGGACATGGCACAGGTGCTGAGAGCAGTGCAGGTGAGTTTCTGGTGCATACAGGAGCAGCCCTCTCACAGGCCGACAATGGGGAAGGTCGTACAGATGCTTGAAGGGATTGCTGAGATCGAGAAGCCGCCGGCACCAAAGGCGGCCGTTGAAGGGTCTGTTAGTGGGACCAGCATCAATATCAGCAGCAACATTAGCGGACTGTCCACGTTCGCAGCATCTGCTCCTGGTCCCTCTTCGTCGTCTTCGCTCCAGACTGCCGGCGTCTCTCCTCTGGCTTCTTCAGGTAGGATGATAAGGAATCCTGAGAAGACTTCTTCCTCACTTCTCGGTTCAGATTTGAAATGA